Genomic window (Daucus carota subsp. sativus chromosome 5, DH1 v3.0, whole genome shotgun sequence):
GACACATTCATTCCACCTGCCGATGGGAGAGTGTACTATTACACTGCAGGATGTTGGTGTCTTGCTCGGGTTACCCATTGACGGAGAGCCCGTTATGTGTCCTGTAGGCCCTCCACCTGGACAGAGATGGGAGACGATCGTTGGGGAGGTATTTGGACATATTCCTCCACCCGAGGCTTTCAATAACTCGAGGCTACGGCTCACATGGGTAGAGGGTCTCACTCCAGCGAGATTACGTGATGATGCAGGCGTTGAGGAGATCAGGCTTCACGCCAGGTGTTACTTGCTACAGTTGTTTGGGGGGTCACTGTTCACCGACCATTCTGGTGGACTTATACACTCTTCGTGGGTTCATTTTGTTCGTGACCTGGAGGCGCTCGGAGGCTATGCATGGGGTCCAGCTGTTCTAGCTCGTCTATACAGGGAGCTTTGCAATGGTTGCAAAGCGAGTATTAAGGAGGTAGCTGGATGCCTTCTCTTACTGCAGCTATGGGCATGGGAGAGGTTGCCCACTCTTGCCCCTGTTCGGACCACTGTTCCATTAGAGGATGTTGCTTTTTGGCAGCATCAGCTTCCAGGACCACATGGAGCCAGGTACATAGTAGCTGTGTTTTTACTGGTTTGTACATTTCAAGTTGTGAATTGTCTTTTTAAATTGACTAATGTGTTTTTTTGTATTCCTATGATGTCTATAGGTGGCTTGTTGGACATTCATTCGTTGAGAGTGATGGAAGCACTGTGACTACGTCTCGGGCGGCATTGGATGCGCTTGCTCCACATGAGTTTATTTGGGAGCCTTATGCTGGGATTCTTGATACACTGCCAGACTATTGTTTAGCCGGCCGTCATCTCTGGCGCTTTCGCGGCCCCATGATATGTGTTTACATAGTCGAGCCACATCAGCCGGACAGAGTTGCTAGACAGTTTGGCATGATACAGCGTATTCCCGATCAGCCACACTACTCCCACGAGCATCACGTTATGACGCTGAGGGGCCAGAAGGTCTTGGATTATGCAGTCGTACATCAGCCCAGTATGACACACTGGCAGCATCGTCTGGAGCATATTTGGATTGATGACGTGATTGATGGTCATGCTACAGTCCCAGAGTACATGGATTGGTACTTGCCTCGGACTGTGAGGTTCATTAGTCAGTTGGGTGCACTGCATACCCACCTGGTAAGTATTTTTTGACTATTATATCTGTACTTTCTGTGATATGTGTCGTGTGTTTTCGTTATCTGTAGTTGGGGTATTAGTTGTATTAGTCGTCATGCTTTATTTGATGGGTTCTAGTAGTTGATATTGCATTTGTATTCGTTGTATTTCAGGGAGTTGTGCTAGAGACTATAGCAGCCAGGACAGCAGACGTCCTCCCGGATATGTCCCAACTAGCCACTCAGAGTCTGCACCATCTCCGAGATCGGAATGCATACAGGTTTGATCCACGTCAAGTTGAGGAGCAGGATGCTAGACAGGACGGGGGAGGGGAGGATGCAGGTGGTAGAGGAGGCCGTGGTGGTGGCAGGAGAGGCCGTGGTGGTG
Coding sequences:
- the LOC135152922 gene encoding protein MAIN-LIKE 1-like codes for the protein MDFQAIIRDQGPRDPSLLHLQASHRSRSVWRTGAAPLQYFRRRDANQSDLNIDVRLIPILQAAGFYGVARVSTLQLDWSLLGALVERWRPETHSFHLPMGECTITLQDVGVLLGLPIDGEPVMCPVGPPPGQRWETIVGEVFGHIPPPEAFNNSRLRLTWVEGLTPARLRDDAGVEEIRLHARCYLLQLFGGSLFTDHSGGLIHSSWVHFVRDLEALGGYAWGPAVLARLYRELCNGCKASIKEVAGCLLLLQLWAWERLPTLAPVRTTVPLEDVAFWQHQLPGPHGARWLVGHSFVESDGSTVTTSRAALDALAPHEFIWEPYAGILDTLPDYCLAGRHLWRFRGPMICVYIVEPHQPDRVARQFGMIQRIPDQPHYSHEHHVMTLRGQKVLDYAVVHQPSMTHWQHRLEHIWIDDVIDGHATVPEYMDWYLPRTVRFISQLGALHTHLGVVLETIAARTADVLPDMSQLATQSLHHLRDRNAYRFDPRQVEEQDARQDGGGEDAGGRGGRGGGRRGRGGAERGRARGRGGRARGDGGRGSGRLVDEPDDDADHADHIGTGEDRGPESSATAATATVADASAAAATATATVAEASTRPAAAAAAATTTGAGDWWPSFSLGLSLPSQPVPEQQTSQMRDTSTEQPPPVVQRQHRIRPWHGTPEVPPFDLGSSSQSTQSTQPSQPATSTQPSQPATQPSQPATQPSVPPFDVFYVRRSKRAKKVPDCGTGSHRG